The following are encoded in a window of Thermococcus sp. CX2 genomic DNA:
- a CDS encoding PhoI gives MEFELERMQVFFPASLEIQEELLKAGFKVPYDKESGIRTPLPVASAFSMGRKIRKSRLLMAKEFPGSGKFVELPPERSILGADVNEKGFVRMTVKPLEYHLEDMGFVSVPPRVWGTWASFSMPFSAYEELMEFLGELKGEEPKGFYLASKGSGRRIEVYAYKGRSRKDIGIPVFGYALGLHGLTLAEEYLREKAEENGVDSERLRYLKLGLRKRKETRAGLKVGIVWEDGKPVEITMKLSTTAPRVRIQGLYGELVGKSRGELVKTDEWYFVVHASDLYWGLRRVRSAFGS, from the coding sequence ATGGAGTTTGAGCTGGAACGAATGCAGGTTTTCTTTCCGGCCTCGCTGGAGATACAGGAAGAACTGCTCAAAGCAGGATTCAAGGTGCCCTACGATAAAGAGAGCGGCATAAGAACGCCCCTTCCTGTTGCGTCGGCTTTTTCCATGGGAAGAAAGATCAGGAAGTCTAGGCTCCTCATGGCGAAGGAGTTTCCTGGGAGTGGAAAGTTCGTGGAGCTTCCGCCCGAGAGGAGTATCTTAGGGGCGGACGTCAACGAAAAGGGCTTTGTCAGGATGACGGTAAAGCCGCTCGAATACCATCTGGAGGACATGGGCTTCGTCTCAGTGCCCCCTAGAGTATGGGGAACGTGGGCAAGCTTTTCAATGCCGTTCTCAGCCTACGAGGAGCTCATGGAGTTTCTGGGGGAGCTCAAGGGTGAGGAGCCGAAAGGGTTCTACCTGGCGTCAAAGGGTTCAGGAAGGAGAATAGAAGTCTACGCCTACAAGGGGAGAAGCCGAAAAGACATCGGAATTCCCGTCTTCGGCTACGCCCTCGGCCTCCACGGGCTAACCCTGGCGGAGGAGTATCTCCGAGAGAAGGCAGAAGAAAACGGCGTGGATTCCGAGAGACTGCGTTATCTGAAGCTTGGCCTCAGAAAGAGGAAGGAAACGAGGGCAGGTCTGAAAGTCGGAATAGTCTGGGAGGACGGGAAGCCCGTGGAGATAACGATGAAACTCTCGACGACCGCGCCCCGAGTCAGGATTCAGGGACTCTACGGCGAGCTGGTAGGAAAATCTAGAGGAGAGCTTGTTAAAACTGATGAGTGGTACTTTGTGGTGCACGCGAGCGACCTATATTGGGGTCTCAGGAGAGTCCGCTCGGCTTTCGGCAGCTAG
- a CDS encoding DUF366 family protein: protein MELLIVKDKRIDYDGSAIQSHWAYRNFGILGNSLVVFRGKCDVKVEEMIDIEDLRAKKEIRSDDMVHYIIEVFDFPNVLLASTLQKLFIAKLCEVLGDYGIKTVRKGDDIYVNGKKLSISIATVSPVSIKIHIGINVEAKGIPKGVDAIGLKEIGINDVDGFMDRTGKALVEEFKKVKKDSLKVRWAS, encoded by the coding sequence ATGGAGCTGCTCATAGTTAAGGACAAGCGTATTGACTACGACGGCTCTGCAATCCAGAGCCACTGGGCCTACAGGAACTTTGGAATACTTGGCAACTCACTCGTCGTCTTCAGGGGGAAGTGCGACGTCAAGGTCGAGGAGATGATAGACATTGAAGATTTAAGGGCAAAGAAAGAGATCAGGAGCGACGACATGGTGCACTACATCATTGAGGTTTTTGACTTTCCCAACGTCCTCTTGGCCTCAACACTTCAGAAGCTCTTCATAGCCAAGCTATGCGAGGTTCTTGGTGATTACGGCATCAAAACCGTTAGGAAAGGTGATGACATCTACGTGAACGGTAAGAAGCTCAGCATCTCTATAGCCACGGTTTCACCTGTCAGCATCAAGATTCACATCGGCATCAACGTCGAGGCGAAGGGGATCCCCAAGGGCGTCGATGCCATCGGCCTAAAGGAGATTGGAATCAACGATGTCGATGGCTTCATGGATAGAACCGGAAAGGCCCTCGTCGAGGAGTTCAAAAAGGTAAAGAAGGACAGTCTGAAGGTCAGGTGGGCGAGCTAA
- the lysS gene encoding lysine--tRNA ligase, which produces MVHWADYMAEKIIQEMGDKEEYVVESGITPSGYVHIGNFREFFTAYIVGHALRDRGKKVRHIHMWDDYDRFRKVPKNVPSEWKEYLTMPVREVPDPWGCHDSYAEHFMSLFEEEVARLGIEVDFLYASDLYKSGEYAEDIRLALEKRGEIKAILDKYRERAKQPPLEEDWQPVMVYCPKCRREAEFISWDGEWKVAYRCSHCGSEGETDIREGNVKLRWRVDWPMRWAHFGVDFEPAGKDHLAAGSSYDTGSEIVEKVFGKPAPLTLMYEFVGIKGQKGKMSGSKGNVILLSDLYEVLEPGIIRFIYAKHRPNKELKIDLGLGLLNLYDEFDKVERIYFGLEKAKNPEEEEELKRTYELSMPKVPERLVAQAPFRFLVNLVQMPHLDENGIIEVLKKQGHLPDRLTEEDLERIRLRIRLAKNWVEKYAPENVKFSILKKVPELELNQDILEAMEEVAAWLEAHEEFTVDELNNVIFDVAKKRNINSKEWFKALYNVFIGKDRGPRLASFLASLDRQFVIRRLRMEA; this is translated from the coding sequence ATGGTGCACTGGGCTGACTACATGGCTGAAAAGATTATCCAAGAGATGGGAGATAAGGAGGAGTACGTGGTAGAGAGCGGCATAACCCCGAGCGGTTACGTTCACATAGGCAACTTCAGGGAGTTTTTCACCGCCTACATTGTCGGTCATGCCCTCAGGGACAGGGGGAAGAAGGTCAGACACATTCACATGTGGGACGACTACGACCGCTTTAGGAAGGTTCCCAAGAACGTTCCGAGCGAGTGGAAGGAATACCTCACCATGCCTGTCCGTGAGGTTCCAGACCCCTGGGGCTGCCACGACAGCTACGCCGAGCACTTCATGAGCCTCTTCGAGGAAGAGGTGGCCAGGCTGGGCATCGAGGTGGATTTCCTATACGCCAGCGACCTCTACAAGTCCGGCGAGTACGCCGAGGACATACGCCTGGCCCTTGAAAAGCGCGGCGAGATAAAGGCCATACTCGACAAGTACCGCGAGAGGGCCAAGCAGCCGCCCCTCGAAGAGGACTGGCAGCCCGTTATGGTCTACTGCCCGAAGTGCAGGCGCGAGGCGGAGTTCATCTCCTGGGACGGCGAGTGGAAGGTAGCCTACAGGTGTTCCCACTGCGGAAGCGAGGGAGAAACGGACATCCGCGAGGGCAACGTCAAGCTCCGCTGGCGCGTTGACTGGCCGATGCGCTGGGCCCACTTTGGCGTTGATTTCGAGCCCGCTGGGAAGGATCACCTTGCGGCTGGGAGCTCCTACGACACGGGCAGCGAAATAGTGGAGAAGGTCTTCGGAAAGCCTGCCCCCCTAACGCTCATGTACGAGTTCGTGGGCATAAAGGGTCAGAAGGGCAAGATGAGTGGAAGCAAGGGCAACGTTATCCTCCTTAGCGACCTCTACGAGGTGCTCGAGCCAGGAATAATTCGCTTCATCTACGCCAAGCACAGACCCAACAAGGAGCTCAAGATAGACCTTGGCCTCGGTCTGCTCAACCTCTACGACGAGTTCGACAAGGTTGAGCGCATCTACTTCGGCCTTGAGAAGGCCAAGAATCCTGAGGAAGAAGAGGAGCTAAAGAGAACTTACGAGCTTTCGATGCCGAAGGTTCCCGAGAGGCTGGTCGCGCAGGCACCGTTCAGGTTCCTCGTTAACCTCGTTCAAATGCCACATCTCGACGAAAACGGCATCATCGAGGTCCTCAAGAAGCAGGGCCACCTCCCAGATAGGCTCACCGAGGAAGATCTCGAGAGAATTAGACTCAGAATCCGCTTGGCCAAGAACTGGGTCGAGAAGTACGCGCCGGAGAACGTTAAGTTCTCAATCCTCAAAAAAGTCCCCGAGCTTGAGCTTAACCAGGATATCCTTGAAGCGATGGAGGAAGTCGCGGCATGGCTCGAAGCCCACGAGGAGTTCACCGTCGACGAGCTTAACAACGTCATCTTCGATGTAGCTAAGAAGAGGAACATAAACAGCAAGGAGTGGTTCAAGGCGCTCTACAACGTTTTCATCGGTAAGGATCGCGGTCCCAGACTTGCCAGCTTCCTGGCTTCACTCGACAGACAATTCGTGATTAGGCGCCTCCGCATGGAGGCCTGA